In a single window of the Mucilaginibacter defluvii genome:
- a CDS encoding glycoside hydrolase 43 family protein has product MTLSTLIKNTFIILSLSITTLPNAFGQQASNPIIHADVPDMSIIRVGNTYYMSSTTMHMNPGIPIMKSTDLVNWKLVNYAYDVLDNTDELSLANGKSTYGKGSWASSIRFHNNTYYVSTFSGTTGKTYIYSTKNIERGPWKKISFAPSLHDHSLFFDDNGKTYMVYGSGKIMLAELADDLSGIKPGTQPRVIIENADLPTEPNRGLLAEGSQLFKVNGKYYILNINWPRGGMRTVIVHRADKIDGPYEGRVALQDKGVAQGGLISTPAGKWYAYLFQDAGAVGRIPYLVPVTWKDGWPVLGSNGKVPEVLDLPASRGLIPGIVSNDEFNKPITTLPLVWQWNHNPDNKLWSLTERKGYLRLKTARIDSSVLSACNTLTQRTIGPTSSAVTAIDLSHLRDGDCAGLLLLQKNYGWVGVKAQNGGYAIVMVNGESGTPVEKARVETKQSKIFFRADCDFRNRTDKGYFYYSLDGKTWTPIGEPLKMVYSLPHFMGYRFGLFNFSTTKPGGYADFDFFRINTSILNQ; this is encoded by the coding sequence ATGACTTTATCAACCCTGATCAAAAACACATTTATAATACTTTCCTTATCGATAACTACTTTACCTAATGCTTTCGGGCAACAGGCAAGTAATCCTATCATCCATGCTGATGTGCCCGACATGTCTATTATCCGGGTAGGAAACACGTACTACATGAGCAGTACAACCATGCACATGAACCCGGGTATCCCGATCATGAAATCAACCGACCTGGTGAACTGGAAACTGGTAAACTATGCGTATGACGTGCTGGATAACACGGATGAGCTGAGTTTAGCTAACGGAAAAAGTACCTATGGAAAAGGTTCATGGGCTAGCAGCATCCGTTTTCACAACAACACTTACTATGTCAGCACCTTCTCGGGCACTACGGGCAAAACCTATATTTATTCTACAAAGAACATTGAACGCGGCCCCTGGAAAAAGATATCGTTCGCGCCATCGCTACATGACCATTCTTTATTTTTTGATGACAACGGCAAAACCTACATGGTATACGGCAGCGGCAAGATAATGTTAGCCGAACTGGCTGACGACCTTTCGGGTATTAAACCGGGTACACAACCACGCGTTATTATTGAAAATGCGGATTTGCCTACCGAACCGAACCGGGGCTTACTGGCCGAAGGTTCGCAGCTTTTTAAGGTGAACGGCAAGTATTATATCTTAAACATCAACTGGCCGCGCGGCGGTATGCGCACGGTTATTGTTCATCGTGCAGATAAAATTGACGGACCTTATGAAGGGCGCGTGGCTTTGCAGGATAAGGGCGTTGCGCAAGGCGGCCTTATCAGTACTCCGGCGGGCAAATGGTATGCCTACCTTTTTCAGGACGCGGGCGCGGTTGGCCGTATACCCTACCTGGTGCCTGTAACCTGGAAGGATGGATGGCCGGTTTTAGGTTCCAATGGCAAAGTGCCTGAAGTGCTCGATCTGCCTGCAAGCCGCGGCCTGATACCCGGCATAGTATCTAATGATGAATTTAATAAACCAATAACTACCCTACCACTGGTTTGGCAGTGGAACCATAACCCGGATAACAAACTATGGTCGTTAACAGAACGAAAAGGATATTTACGCCTGAAAACGGCACGGATTGACAGCAGCGTGCTATCCGCCTGTAATACGTTGACGCAACGCACTATCGGGCCTACATCATCAGCTGTAACAGCTATTGATCTCTCGCACCTGCGTGATGGTGATTGCGCCGGACTATTGTTATTACAAAAGAACTATGGCTGGGTAGGCGTTAAAGCCCAAAACGGCGGTTATGCCATCGTGATGGTTAACGGCGAAAGCGGTACACCTGTTGAAAAAGCTCGTGTAGAAACCAAGCAAAGCAAAATATTCTTCAGGGCTGATTGCGATTTCCGCAACCGTACGGATAAGGGTTACTTTTACTACAGCCTTGACGGAAAAACGTGGACGCCAATAGGCGAACCTTTAAAAATGGTGTACAGCCTGCCGCACTTTATGGGTTACCGTTTTGGGCTGTTTAATTTTTCAACAACTAAACCCGGTGGTTATGCCGATTTTGATTTCTTTCGCATCAACACATCGATATTAAACCAATAA